ACCATCCTTTCATTGTGAACTCATTTCCTTTTTCGATTAATTTTTTgcagtttttatcaatatcattttcCATTAAAAGCCAATACAACCTAATAACGTTTTTTGGAAACCGCTGATCATTGGTACCGTTTATATCCAAAGACTTTAACACATCCTGCTCGTTCTTTGATAAGTGGGCCAACTCAGTTTTGATGGTGTATTTTTCCTCTATTTCCTTTCGAATACTTTCTTTTAACTTCTCTCTAACACCATTTGCTAGTGTTGATACTGTGTCATTTGGATGTTTGGAAAGTTTAGTAAGGAGCGAAAATGGGAGCCATTTATCTTCGTTATCTCTTTCACTGCTAGCAAACACTTTATCCAGTTCATTTAAGTCAGACATGATGCTCTCCGTTTTAAGCCGATCTATAAATTGTGACTTTTCAGCAGCCTCTTTATAGTCAATTCTTTTCAGGGCTTCGTATTCGTCGGTATTCTCTGGAAATTCTGGAATTTCCTCTGGAAAATTCGTATGTGCACCCCATTTTTCATTGATGGAATCAATAATTTGATTAACAATActgttttttctttcatatctTAACGTCCTGATTTCATCatcaatataaaatttgattgtcTCTGATACCCGTTCTCGAAAAATTGTAAGCAGTCCATTTTCTTCGatgaaactgaaaatattttcattggatTTATTTACGACTATTTATTATCCTTTTGTTAtggcttatacatgtaataggtaTCTTTTCTGCATTGATCCTTGGACTTTTCAACTTTCTTTGCTTaccgtttttgttttttaaagaccTCAGGAATCAAAGCTCTGACGTCACCTACTGCAACGGACTTCATTTTATCTGTGAGAGGACGTTTCGCCCAAAAGTCACCCTCCTCTTTACTATACTGTGCCTGAAAGTAAATTCTATATTTTcacaatatgatattttttttaaaactcagtTCAATTTGATTTGTAAAGGTAATTTTCAACCTTAAGCTGTTCTTTATATTCAGACACTTTTGTATGAGTGGAATATTTTTCGCAAAGGGTCTGTAAATTCAGTGAATTAACAAGCAATCGTCCTTTTTTCTCTTCCAGGACTGTATCAGCAAcctacataaaaattaaaatatacaaaagtaCTGTGTTAACTAGGGTTCAAACAGTATAACATTATTTAGAATTGTTTCAACTAAGGAATGTTTTAAAGCGAAGGGTTTCAAACAAAAGAGTAAGGTTTTGCAAATTGAATGCATGAAACTTAGTTGTTATTGTTTCATGTGGCATAATAGTTTGAACGTTTATGAAGCTACATGTATCACACTATTTTTTTGACGACATATTAAAACATATCTGTATAATATTACAAATTGACGTTATTTTAAGGAAAAACCGTAGCACAATTAAGTCagcttacatatatatatatatatatatactgtacatattatataattttttatttcaattttgttctTTTGGAATGATCCCAAAATCAATGTAGAATTTAGAATAAGAAAATGGtaaaattgtgaatgtaaagtaaatctttaaaaccaGTTGATCACTGTGTTAAAACATGGAGTAATTGGCCCAATAGCAAAGATTGCCAGTAGTCAGAGctccattttaaaaatatttgatttattcttaTCCTATGTCATGGAGTGTTTTCGCCATATACTGGTACCTGGGTGTCAAAAACGTTCTGAAGAGTAACTCCGAACTGGTGATATAAAGCAGCGCTGTCGTATGAACATGCATGCATCACCTACGGGCATATAATGAGAGCAACAAATCATAAaaccatatttaaaaaattataaatttaatataaacagagtaaattgatctttaacatattttctaaacaattacatgtatattcaatttgGTTCCGTATTTACAATATGTACCATTACGTACCTTCAGAGTTTCGTCAGATTCCAGCACTATTTTTAGATGACCTTCAGAAAACAGATCCCGGTTTTCTTGTACATCAAACAGGTACACGTCACCGCTGTAGGTACAAATTTGTAGGAGAGTCATTGGACCTTCGACCCCAAGGGCAATCCCTTCACAGTCTACCGCCAAGACTGCCTCACGTGACAAGATGGAGACAATATGGTGACATCG
The nucleotide sequence above comes from Magallana gigas chromosome 2, xbMagGiga1.1, whole genome shotgun sequence. Encoded proteins:
- the LOC105334795 gene encoding piRNA biogenesis protein EXD1, whose amino-acid sequence is MADQTVEIVVETSRCHHIVSILSREAVLAVDCEGIALGVEGPMTLLQICTYSGDVYLFDVQENRDLFSEGHLKIVLESDETLKVMHACSYDSAALYHQFGVTLQNVFDTQVADTVLEEKKGRLLVNSLNLQTLCEKYSTHTKVSEYKEQLKAQYSKEEGDFWAKRPLTDKMKSVAVGDVRALIPEVFKKQKRFIEENGLLTIFRERVSETIKFYIDDEIRTLRYERKNSIVNQIIDSINEKWGAHTNFPEEIPEFPENTDEYEALKRIDYKEAAEKSQFIDRLKTESIMSDLNELDKVFASSERDNEDKWLPFSLLTKLSKHPNDTVSTLANGVREKLKESIRKEIEEKYTIKTELAHLSKNEQDVLKSLDINGTNDQRFPKNVIRLYWLLMENDIDKNCKKLIEKGNEFTMKGWYYKRIIKYLGIGEDVPVPLKQSAWTFKKQLDETFGRDVVPPSPLF